A genomic segment from Corythoichthys intestinalis isolate RoL2023-P3 chromosome 2, ASM3026506v1, whole genome shotgun sequence encodes:
- the npbwr2b gene encoding neuropeptides B/W receptor type 2b: MENISNPGVFAPPLCDDSVDFYTLSSGNRTNLNCTPPSEFYFYADLYVILPIIYSVICAVGLTGNTAVIYVILKAPKMKTVTNMFILNLAIADDLFTLVLPISIAEHLLHYWPFGEVLCKIILSIDHYNIFSSIYFLTVMSVDRYLVVLATVKSKRMPYRTYRAAKIISLCVWVLVILIVTPFSIFAGVYTEDDRKTCVLSFPAPESLWFKASRIYTLILGFAIPVSTICILYTMMLYKLRNMRLNSNAKALDKAKKKVTIMVFIVLAVCLFCWTPFHLSTIVALTNDLRTTPLLIGISYFITSLSYANSCLNPFLYAFLDDSFRKAFKKMLECRPA; this comes from the coding sequence ATGGAGAACATTTCCAACCCCGGTGTCTTTGCGCCGCCGCTGTGCGATGACTCAGTTGACTTCTACACTCTGTCCTCGGGTAACCGCACCAATCTGAACTGCACCCCTCCGTCCGAGTTTTACTTCTATGCTGACCTCTACGTCATCTTGCCCATCATCTACTCAGTCATCTGCGCCGTCGGTCTGACTGGCAATACAGCCGTCATTTATGTGATCCTCAAAGCGCCTAAGATGAAGACGGTCACCAACATGTTCATCCTCAACCTGGCCATTGCTGATGATTTGTTCACGTTGGTTCTCCCCATAAGCATTGCCGAGCACCTGCTGCACTACTGGCCTTTCGGGGAGGTTTTGTGCAAAATTATCCTTAGCATCGACCATTACAATATATTCTCCAGCATTTACTTTCTGACTGTGATGAGCGTGGACCGCTACCTGGTGGTCCTGGCCACTGTTAAGTCCAAGCGCATGCCGTACCGCACCTACCGGGCAGCCAAGATCATTTCTCTGTGCGTTTGGGTTCTAGTCATCCTCATCGTAACGCCTTTTAGCATTTTTGCCGGCGTCTACACCGAGGATGACAGGAAGACCTGCGTGCTCAGCTTCCCAGCACCGGAGAGCTTGTGGTTCAAAGCTAGCCGCATCTACACTCTTATCCTGGGCTTTGCCATCCCAGTGTCCACCATTTGCATCTTGTACACCATGATGTTATACAAGCTGAGGAACATGCGCCTCAATAGCAACGCCAAAGCGCTTGACAAAGCCAAGAAGAAAGTCACCATCATGGTCTTCATTGTCTTGGCTGTTTGTTTGTTCTGCTGGACACCGTTCCACCTCAGTACTATTGTGGCACTGACCAACGACCTGAGGACCACACCCCTGCTCATTGGGATCTCCTACTTCATCACCAGCCTCAGTTACGCCAACTCCTGCCTCAACCCATTTCTCTATGCCTTCCTAGATGATAGTTTTAGGAAGGCCTTCAAGAAAATGCTGGAATGTAGGCCTGCCTGA